One Candidatus Methylomirabilota bacterium DNA segment encodes these proteins:
- a CDS encoding acyl-CoA dehydrogenase family protein: protein MDFEYAQEHEAFRKEFRDWLATNLPSELCLDDPADDRVASDRDTFERRRAWQKTMHAAGWVGITWLKEYGGRGAGLIERVIWDEEYAAARAPVLPGNMALNLVGPTLIHWGTDEQRRGHLPAILNADEVWCQGFSEPGAGSDLAALQTRAVDAGDHFVVNGQKVWTSGAQFAHWIILLVRTDPQAPKHKGISCLLVPMATPGISVRPLVLMTGHHHFNEVFFADVKVPKANLLGPINQGWKVSTTTLMYERHSAGSRGYTAQIARLVQLARQVPIGGRPAWENPWIRQRLAQLAIDAEVFKYTRLRNLTRQLRGEPPGPEGSILKLTGSELGVRIADAAGELLGMHVLVNRPSETVPDAPRWFNRVLAARQYTISAGTSEIQRN, encoded by the coding sequence ATGGACTTCGAGTACGCGCAAGAGCACGAGGCGTTTCGCAAGGAATTCCGCGACTGGCTCGCCACCAATCTCCCGTCCGAGCTCTGCCTGGACGATCCCGCCGACGACCGGGTCGCCTCCGACCGCGACACTTTCGAGCGCCGGCGCGCCTGGCAGAAGACCATGCACGCGGCGGGCTGGGTGGGCATCACGTGGCTGAAGGAATATGGAGGCCGAGGGGCCGGGCTCATTGAGCGCGTCATCTGGGACGAGGAGTACGCGGCCGCGCGCGCCCCCGTGCTTCCGGGGAACATGGCCCTGAACCTGGTCGGCCCCACCCTCATCCACTGGGGCACCGATGAGCAGAGGCGCGGGCACCTTCCCGCCATCCTGAACGCCGACGAGGTCTGGTGCCAGGGCTTCTCCGAGCCCGGCGCCGGCTCGGACCTGGCCGCCCTCCAGACACGCGCTGTCGACGCCGGCGACCACTTCGTCGTCAACGGCCAGAAGGTCTGGACCTCGGGCGCGCAGTTCGCGCACTGGATCATCCTGCTCGTGCGCACCGACCCGCAGGCGCCCAAGCACAAGGGCATCAGCTGCCTCCTCGTGCCCATGGCCACGCCCGGGATCAGCGTGCGCCCGCTCGTGCTCATGACCGGGCATCATCACTTCAACGAGGTCTTCTTCGCCGACGTGAAGGTGCCCAAGGCGAACCTGCTGGGTCCGATCAACCAGGGCTGGAAGGTGTCGACGACCACGCTGATGTACGAGCGTCATTCCGCGGGCTCGCGCGGTTACACCGCGCAGATCGCGCGGCTCGTGCAGCTGGCCCGTCAGGTGCCCATCGGTGGGCGCCCCGCGTGGGAGAACCCCTGGATCCGTCAGCGGCTGGCCCAGCTCGCCATCGACGCCGAGGTATTCAAGTACACGCGGCTCCGGAACCTGACGCGCCAGCTCCGCGGCGAGCCGCCGGGGCCCGAGGGATCCATCCTCAAGCTCACCGGTTCCGAGCTGGGCGTCCGGATCGCCGACGCGGCCGGCGAGCTGCTCGGCATGCACGTGCTGGTCAATCGGCCGTCCGAGACGGTGCCCGACGCGCCGCGCTGGTTCAACCGCGTGCTCGCCGCGCGACAGTACACGATCTCGGCGGGGACGAGCGAGATCCAGCGCAACAT
- a CDS encoding long-chain-fatty-acid--CoA ligase translates to MSWSLGRIVREHARARGAHPMITYGERLITWSEMDARSSRVAQGLRAAGLAEQSRIAFLDKNGPEYFEVLFGGGKANVVNVAVNWRLTPGEMAYVINDAEAKLLFVGPDFLGHLEEMEGNLKTVEKIIVISAHGRHESYEAWTARHPADDPERTSAPDDVAMQLYTSGTTGLPKGAMLTNGSLGTLLPRVGPFWHFDETSVNLVCMPLFHIGGSGWALVGMGMGCHSILVREFVPPEILATLERHQVTNALFVPAMLQFLTMVPGAADRDYSALRSIVYGASPITNEVLVRSMKALRCPFIQVYGLTESTGAITQLPASDHDPDGPRARLLRSAGKPFPWVELRIVEPGGGAECARGVVGEIWTRSVQNFKGYWGKPDETARTLGADGWLRTGDAGFLDEDGYLFLTDRVKDMIISGGENVYPAEVENALSDHPAIADVAVIGVPDDRWGETVKAIVVPKTSMEVRPEEIIAFARQRLAHYKCPTSVDFAESLPRNPSGKLLKRELREPYWKGRERRIN, encoded by the coding sequence ATGTCCTGGTCGCTCGGTCGTATCGTCAGGGAGCATGCGCGCGCGCGGGGCGCCCACCCCATGATCACCTATGGCGAGCGCCTGATCACGTGGTCGGAGATGGACGCGCGGTCGAGCCGCGTGGCCCAGGGGCTGCGGGCCGCCGGGCTCGCCGAGCAGAGCCGGATCGCTTTCCTGGACAAGAATGGCCCCGAGTACTTCGAGGTCCTTTTCGGGGGCGGCAAGGCCAATGTCGTCAACGTGGCCGTGAACTGGCGGCTGACTCCGGGCGAGATGGCCTACGTCATCAATGACGCCGAGGCCAAGCTCCTCTTTGTGGGTCCCGACTTCCTCGGCCATCTCGAGGAGATGGAAGGCAACCTCAAGACGGTCGAGAAGATCATCGTCATCAGCGCCCACGGGCGCCACGAATCCTACGAGGCGTGGACGGCCCGCCATCCGGCCGACGATCCGGAGCGGACCTCCGCGCCGGACGACGTGGCGATGCAGCTCTACACGTCGGGCACCACGGGCTTGCCGAAGGGCGCCATGCTGACCAACGGAAGCCTCGGCACGCTCCTGCCCCGGGTCGGGCCGTTCTGGCATTTCGACGAGACCTCCGTGAATCTCGTGTGCATGCCGCTCTTTCACATCGGCGGCTCGGGCTGGGCCCTCGTCGGCATGGGCATGGGCTGCCACTCGATCCTGGTCCGCGAGTTCGTGCCGCCGGAAATTCTCGCCACCCTGGAGCGACACCAGGTCACCAATGCGCTCTTCGTGCCGGCCATGCTCCAGTTCCTCACCATGGTCCCGGGCGCGGCCGACCGGGACTACTCGGCACTGCGATCTATCGTCTACGGCGCCTCGCCGATCACGAACGAGGTGCTCGTCCGCTCGATGAAAGCGCTCCGCTGTCCCTTCATCCAGGTCTACGGGCTCACGGAATCGACGGGGGCCATCACCCAGCTTCCCGCCAGCGATCACGATCCTGACGGGCCACGTGCGCGCCTGCTCCGCTCGGCAGGCAAGCCCTTCCCCTGGGTGGAGCTGCGCATCGTCGAGCCGGGGGGAGGAGCGGAGTGCGCGCGAGGGGTGGTGGGAGAGATCTGGACCCGGTCGGTGCAGAACTTCAAGGGCTACTGGGGCAAACCGGACGAGACCGCCCGGACGCTCGGCGCCGACGGGTGGCTCAGGACGGGCGACGCCGGCTTTCTCGACGAGGACGGCTATCTCTTCCTCACCGACCGGGTGAAGGACATGATCATCTCGGGCGGCGAGAACGTGTACCCGGCCGAGGTCGAGAACGCACTGTCCGACCATCCGGCCATCGCCGACGTCGCAGTCATCGGCGTGCCGGACGACCGGTGGGGCGAGACGGTCAAAGCCATCGTCGTCCCGAAAACGAGCATGGAGGTGCGGCCAGAGGAGATCATCGCCTTCGCGCGCCAGCGCCTCGCGCACTACAAGTGTCCGACCTCCGTGGACTTCGCGGAGTCGCTTCCGCGCAACCCCTCGGGCAAGCTGCTCAAGCGCGAGCTGCGCGAGCCCTACTGGAAAGGGCGCGAGCGCCGCATCAACTGA
- a CDS encoding helix-turn-helix transcriptional regulator: MATRKLGEVVQQLREARGLSQAQLAERAQVSVSFVSILEGGQAGHNPPAAIVQRLARALGVTPSKLTEGEESP, translated from the coding sequence ATGGCGACACGAAAGCTCGGCGAAGTCGTCCAGCAATTGCGGGAGGCCCGGGGCCTCAGCCAGGCCCAGCTCGCCGAGCGCGCCCAGGTCTCCGTGAGCTTCGTGTCCATTCTCGAGGGTGGGCAAGCGGGGCACAATCCGCCCGCGGCCATCGTGCAGCGGTTGGCGCGAGCGCTGGGCGTGACCCCCAGCAAGCTAACCGAAGGGGAGGAGTCTCCATGA
- a CDS encoding ABC transporter substrate-binding protein: protein MMRIAWLLVLLVTLLFPAAAVQAPAQQKTLVVTGYGGRWSEVMKKALIEPFEKQHGVKIELVTGITTEWVAKLMAGGPDNPPFDVVMGNEPPFPIPRERGFFEPRNLALAPNIKHVYDKALIGDTSLAIFWARIGIAYRTDAVSKKPTSWKDLWDDAYAGRRGTYVIGNTLGINFLFMVSKVYGKEYFDVDAGIAAIKRMQPKLVDFTGTMEKYLESKEVVIAVMHDATAYDLQKRGIPVDWAAPVEGVPILDQVIQVTKGSKNKDLAWKLVDAYLSPEVQTAFATELFFSPTNKTVKLPADVARKIINGPADVDKLVLFDWAKVARQRPQWTERWNKELR from the coding sequence ATGATGCGCATCGCGTGGTTGCTGGTGCTTCTCGTCACCTTGCTGTTCCCCGCCGCCGCCGTCCAGGCTCCCGCCCAGCAGAAGACGCTGGTCGTCACCGGCTATGGCGGGCGCTGGTCCGAGGTCATGAAGAAGGCGCTGATTGAGCCCTTCGAGAAGCAGCACGGCGTCAAGATCGAGCTCGTCACGGGCATCACCACGGAGTGGGTGGCCAAGCTCATGGCGGGAGGTCCCGACAATCCGCCCTTCGACGTCGTGATGGGCAACGAGCCGCCCTTCCCCATCCCCCGTGAGCGCGGCTTCTTCGAGCCGCGCAACCTGGCCCTCGCGCCCAACATCAAGCACGTGTACGACAAGGCCCTGATCGGGGACACGAGCCTCGCCATCTTCTGGGCGCGTATCGGGATCGCGTACCGCACGGATGCCGTCTCCAAGAAGCCCACGTCCTGGAAGGATCTCTGGGACGATGCCTACGCGGGGCGCCGCGGCACCTACGTGATCGGCAACACCCTCGGCATCAACTTCCTGTTCATGGTGTCGAAGGTCTACGGCAAGGAGTACTTCGACGTGGACGCGGGCATCGCGGCCATCAAGCGCATGCAGCCGAAGCTCGTGGACTTCACGGGCACCATGGAGAAGTATCTCGAGTCGAAGGAGGTCGTGATCGCCGTGATGCACGACGCCACCGCGTACGACCTCCAGAAACGCGGGATCCCGGTCGACTGGGCCGCGCCCGTGGAAGGGGTACCCATCCTCGACCAGGTCATCCAGGTCACGAAGGGCTCAAAGAACAAGGACCTCGCCTGGAAGCTCGTCGATGCGTACCTCTCTCCGGAGGTGCAGACGGCCTTCGCGACTGAGCTCTTCTTCAGCCCGACCAACAAGACGGTCAAGCTGCCGGCGGACGTTGCCCGGAAGATCATCAACGGTCCCGCCGATGTCGACAAGCTCGTGCTCTTCGACTGGGCCAAGGTCGCCCGGCAGCGTCCCCAGTGGACGGAGCGCTGGAACAAGGAGCTGCGCTGA